Genomic DNA from Gorilla gorilla gorilla isolate KB3781 chromosome 13, NHGRI_mGorGor1-v2.1_pri, whole genome shotgun sequence:
TGAGAATGGAAACTTAGGAACcatatctacatttttttttttttttgagacagagtctcactctgtcacccaggctggagtgcacttgcataatctcagctcactgcaacctccgcctcctgggttcatgcaattctcctgtctcagcctcctgagtagctgggactacagtcacatgccaccacgcccagctaatttttgtatttttaatagagtcggggtttcaccatattggtcaggctggtctctaactcctggcctcaggtgatccacctgcttcagtctcccaaagtgctgggattataggtgtgaaccactgcgcctggcctctactTTAATGTGTATCTCATCTCAGCTTGCTGGTCAGCTCCCTGGGCTGCTTGACAGGTTCCTGGACTCTTGTGGCCTCTCAGGCAGAGAGGTCCCACACCTGGTGGGCTGGATTGTAGGGATTAGTTCCTTGGGGCCAGAACAGCACACAGAATGACTCCCCTCCAAAGGCTGGCAGAGATTCTTACTCAGCTGGAAGGCAAATTTAGCAGTGAGCCTGCATCTGCAGGGTGGCACTTGATGGATTCAGGGACAAGTTACCAAAGAGCTGTCTTATATACAGCCCCCTTGCCAAAGCTGAGGCCTCCCTAGGGTGTGCATTTTCTTCCATATTTCTCATCACTCTCCATGTATCTCTGGTCTCTCTGAATCTCCCCTCAGCACTCTTACTACTTCTTAAATTCACTGTTGCCAAATGGTGGTTCAGGGAATTCATATTGGACTGGCCTCAGCTCTAACAAGGATTGGAAGTTGACTGATGATACACAACGCACTAGGTAAGTTTGTTAGGACTTCTGGGTATTTTCAACTCCATAATCCCCTCCATAAAGACATGGTAATCAGATTTCCTTCCCACCTGGTCCCCTCAGAACTCTCCCATAAATCAACACTGTAATTGCCTATTTGTCTGTTTCCTCTATTTGATTAATAACTTCTTAGGGCAATCTTATTCTCCATTCTATTTCCACCTAGAAGTCCCTGGCACATACTTTTTTGTTTCAGTAACTACTAGGTTGGGACCTACGCTATCTTTTAGGGGGAGACATTAAGGATTTAGTTAAGGCTCCACAGCTGATAACAGCAGCGTTTCTCCATCCTTCCACAAGGCCACCCAAACTGAGGTTGTACTTTCTCAGTAGCGGCCACTTGGGGCACTAGAGCTGCCTCAGTGAAGTAAGCAAGGGAGCAGCGGGGGTACCATCGAAGCTCCACTTCACTGTGATCAAGACAGCAGTGGGGTACCATTGAGGATCAACCCTAGGGACCCTGAAACAGGGTGGCAACCTCCTTATGTTCCTCAATTGGccttcccatcttttttttttttttttgagatggagtctcgctctgtcgcccagactggagtgcagtggtgcaatctcagctcactgcaagctccgcctcaggggttcacaccattctcctgcctcagcctccctagcagctgggactacaggcgcacgccgccatgcctggctaattttttgtatttttagtagagacggggtttcaccgtgttagtcaggatggtctcgatgtcctgaccttgtgatctgcccgccttggcctcccaaagtgccgggattgcaggcgtgagccaccgtgcccagcctggccttCCCATCTTTAAGACCTCGAGTGATTTTTCCCTCTGCTGGTTCTAAAGCCTGTTTCAGTTGAACTCCAGACATCTGTCCTGAACCATGCCCAGATGTGGCCTTAGGCAGGCAGGGTGAGTTAGGATTTAGGTTTTAtgcaggggaaggggagagaagggagggtggGATATGTCCAGAGCATATCCCAGCTCTACCTTACTACTTTTTAGGACTTATGCTCAAAGCTCAAAATGTAACAAGGTACATAAAACTTGGTCATGGTGGACACTGGAGTCAGAGTCATGTAGAAGTTCCCTTCCCTACATCTGTGAGATGACAGCTTTCAGGTTTCCAGATTAGGACAGTCCTTTGCACTGAGTTGGTAAGAGTGAGGGATGGGGCCGAGGCATGGGGAGTCCAGGGGCAGAGGGACTCAGAGCAGGGGCCCAGGGGCCCGAGAGAAAACTTGTACCTGGGATGAAAGTTCCTCCACAGCCTCCAGTTGCTTGGTCTGCCTGTtagggtggggtgggcagggagggACAGGTAAGGCCTACAACTTACGGGAGGCTGGTGGTGTGGCTGTCGAGAGCTGAGGAGGAGATGGGGTAAGTGGGATGAGGGTTCAGTTAAGTCAACCGTGGAGCTCACTGATACTTTACTTTTCCAGACACTCATGCCAACAAGAACCTGTGCCCCTCCTTCCTAACCTGAGGCCTGGGGTTCCTCAGACCATCTCCTTCATTCTGGGCAGTGCCCAGCCACCAGCTGACCCACACCTGACACTTCCAGCCAGCCTGCTGCCTGCTCCCTCTTCCTGAAACTGGACTGTTCCTGGGAAAAGGGTGAAGCCACCTCTAGAAGGGACTTTGGCCTCCCCCCAAGAACTTCCCATGGTagaatggggtgggggaggagggcgcACGGGCTGAGCGGATAGGGGCGGCCCGGAGCCAGCCAGGCAGTTTTATTgaaatctttttaaataattgcacGTGTTAGTCTCATGTGTCAGCAATGCTGTGTCTGGTTCAGTGATCCCCACGGGAACGCGAGCCGGGGGTCGACTGGAAGTGCTCTGTCCCTTGAGTCCATGCTGGGGCTCCCCTACATGGGGAGAAGAGCCGGTCAGCCCATCTGGAACTGGCACTGTCCAGCAAGTGTGCTCTGTTCTTACAGGGTGTCCTGAAGGCCAAAGTTGGAGGCCTGAGACCACAGGCTCCACTGCTAAGAGCGTGCCCCAGGCAGCTGCAGGCTGGGTGTGGGTGGCTTGGCGTGGTGCCCTCGGTGGCAGAGGAGACTGCCCGCCTCACAGTTCAGGTTGCGGTAGCGGGCAACAGCTGGTGTGGGGCGGGGGCACATGGACAGGAAGCCAAAGCTGAAGGGGCCGAGGCAGCAGCCAGGACAGGGCAGCCCCTCATCGGGCTCCCGGGGAGCTGAAGGGGGTGGCGAGGGTTCTGTCCGCTCCAGGGCTGCCGCCCGGGGCAGGCTATGCTGGGCCCGGTTCCAGGGCTCCCCAGCCCAGCCTTGTGGGGAGTTCACCACCACAGCTGGGGGATTGTTATTGAGGACGGGTCCTGATCTAGGGGACCAGGGTTGGGAGGCCGACGAACAGGTGCTGATGAAGTTGTCTGTGGCCACAGCCAGAGGCAGCTGGGGCGCTGGTCCTGGAGGTTCCGGCTCAGGGCTGCTGCCCTCGCACTCCATCTTCTCTTCAGCCGAGGGGCCCACGGGGGGAGGGCCAGGACCTGGCAGTGCTGTCTCCATACGGCGGGGGAGCTCAGGGGATGAGGGTAGTGAGCGGCAGCGGCGGGCAGGTGTCCCAGGCTGGACCAGGGTCTCCGGAGTGGTCACTAAGGGCAGCTGAGTGGATGGGAATGGTGATGGTGGCACAAGAGGCAGGACTGGCTTGCTGGGTGTGTCCAAGAGCTTGATCTTGCCACCCCTGAGGTCTTCCCGTAGTGAGAAGGGGTTGACTCGAGTCAGATTGTCCCCCCAGTTGGGGGGTGATTCTGGTGATGGGGGCAGGAAGAGGTCTGACCGGCTTCGGGAAAGCCGGGGATCTGGCCTGGGAAGCGTGGCAGAGGGACCCCCTCTTGCAACAGAGCCTGTAGACAGAGAAGTCTGGAATCACTGTCCTCAGCATTTGATCACAGCTCCTTGAGGGCCTCACTACTCTCCAGGAGGCTGGTGGGACTAGAGCTTGAAAAAGGGAGTCCCACCTGGTGCTTTGGAAAGGGGCGATGTCATCTCCAGGCCCCTTTTActtctttcccctcctctccctcaagCTTTAGCATTAGGAAACTGTCTTCTTGGAGATGTCCTCCCACCCTACCCCAGTCCGACCCCCAGCCTTTTCAACTAATAAATATACTTAGCCTCCCCCATGTCACCTCTGAGTTCTAGGGAGGACAAAGGCCAAAGGACTCAAGCTGGGTCAAGGTCAGGCTCACTTACCCTGATTGTGTGTCAGGGCAGTCCTGGTGAGTGGGGCTGGCTCAGGCAGCTGCTCCAGGATCCATTCCAGGTGCTGGGTAATTTCGGTGAAGGGGGCACGGGTGCTGGGTTCCAGCTGATGGGTAGAGACGGGAACAGCTTCACTCAGTGCTCCGAAAGAGGGTCTCTGAGTTTCCTCCCATCACCTGGGTCCCATAGGGCAGCCATGGCAGCTTATggatgggggcagggtggggcaggaaggagTGTGAGGCTCTTACGCTGCAGCAGTGGATGGCCAGGAGCAAGAAAGGCAGTGGGCAGTCATCCCCCACCAGAGTTCGGAAAGCAGGCACATCCAGGCCAAAGTCCTGTGGGGACAGAAGGAGGGACCTCCAAGTCAGCTTTTCTTGGGTTCTCCTTCTGCTCCCCAGTCAGAACCTCAACCTCTAGGGAATGAATCCTCCTTGGTTATGAGCCAGCTAGTCTGGAGTTCTTTCTTTGCAAACCTAGAAACATTCACCTCAGTGCGTGGTAGGTAGTCAGGGTCTGCAGGTACTCGGGCGATGAGCTCACAGAGGACAATCCCGAAGGCAAAGACATCAGCCTGGGGGTCAGAGATAATAGTGTCGGGGAAGAATTAACAGTTTTCATTTCAGAATTTTGACAGAATATAGCAGAATTTGGTTGAGGGTGGGGGATCTTGACAGTTTTCATGTGTTAGAAGGGTGCCTGTGAGGGGCAAAGGGATCTTGGGGACTCCTGAAGATCTGGTAGGGTTGTTTTGGGGATGGATGGGGCTTTATGAGAATACCTCAAGGGTCTCGGAAGGCCTTGGGGATCTGAAGGGTTGATGTCTCACCTTCTCATCATACAGCTCACCCCGTAACACCTCTGGAGCCATCCAGTATGGGGAGCCCACCACGGCCAATGGCTCCTTCCTTGCCCCCTccctgcaggggcaggggcagggtggtCAGAAACATCCTATTCAGGCATCCACCCCAGGCAAAAGGGGATGAGGTGAACTCCCTCCGTTCCCCAAGGGAAACATCGCTGGGGCTCTGGGGAATCAGATAGGGGCACTCTGGGAGATTTGGGGGGAACAGGGACATTCATCTCACCTATACACAGGAATCTTTTCAGCCAGCCCGAAGTCACCCACGACAGCGGTGAAGCCTCGATCTTCCCGTCGGACTAGACagttctgacacacacacacatagtatcCCCACGCACTCATCACCTTCTGCTCCCTGGCCTCCCAGTGTATAACCCAAAGCCCTGTCACTCCAGCATAACTCCAACCCTCTCTGCTCTCCCAGTTTTTCAAAGCACTTCAATATTGCAACATCATCCAACACTCCAAACACAGGGTGCTACTCAGTCCCTCCGAACACTCCCCTCACCCTGGTCCCCCAGTATTCTCCAATGCCTTGCCACTCCAACATCCTAATATATCTGTTATCCATATTCCAACATCCACAGGCCAGTTACAACCTAATAGTCTCAAACCCTCTTTCATGTCTCCACCCACCCTGCTAGCCTACCTTGGATGTGAGGTCGCGGTGAAATACACCTTTGGAGTGCAGGTACCGCAGGCCTCGGGCAATGTCCAGGGCCAGGTGGAGCCTGACCGGCCAGGATAGGGGTTCAGGGGAGCTGAGCAGCTGTTCCAATGTCCCCCCATTCATATACTGGTGCATAGGAGGAGAATAGGAATAGATGTCAGACTTCAGTCTGTATTCTAGGTCCCCCACTTACACGCTAGGGGACACTCCGGAGGATCACAGAGGTCATAGGGGTAAGACTGTGCTGTAGGACCCCCCCATCCATGTTCTAGGATTGCCCCGTTCAACTCAATAGCCATTAGCCATGTGcaacaatttaaataatttaaaaaattttttatttaatcaagttgacccacaaaaaataaacaatgaaaataatttaaatttaaccacatgtggctagtggctactgtattggacagcacagatagaGAACATTTCCGTCACTGAAGAAaattctattggacagcactgttCTAGGGGATACAGAGAATAAGACCAGTTGAGGCCTTTTATATGTGGTTTGCCTAAAGGGAAGTTCAGGAAAGCCTCCCCTGGGAGGAGATCCTGTTGCCTCTCCCTAGTCCTCCGTAGATCCACCAGGCCTGTTGACTCCCTTTATCCTTGGGGGTGAAGGGGGGTGGGGATCCCTCCTTCCTGGCCTATCCTCACCTCTGTAAGAGCGTGCAGCTGTCCCTGGTGCACACAGACCCCCATGAACCTGCAAGAGGATGGGGAAGATAGAAGGGTAGGCTATTAAAGGCCTCAGCTCCTCCTCAGTTCCACTTTTCCCGCGggatctttccctttctctcccgCCCAGCAAGCTGCCCAGAGACTGGGGCCGCTCACCTTAGGATGTTGGGGTGCCTGAGCCGGTTCATCAGCTGCACTTCCCGTAGTGTGTTGCCCCGGTTACTGGGGAGCTTGTTCATCTTCAGCACCATGACTTGCCCTGACTGTCGGTGCCGAACCTGGGGACAGGAGCAGCCGGCGAGGGCCGGGCAGGTCGGGCGGGTCGCCGGAGTCTGGACCCTCTTCCCCGCACTCCCGGCCCCCTAGTTTCAGCCTCTGGTTGAAGGCTCGGTCCCGCCCCTCTGCCCGTCCTACCTTGTAGACCTCAGAGAAGAAGCCGGCCCCGATCTTCTCCGCGCAGTGAAAATCGTCCACACGCGCCAGGCTAGACACGGCGCTGCGGAGAGCCCGGTAGGAGGAGGGGCGGCCCCGGCCCGGGGCTCCGCCCGTGCCCCCCGGCCCCGGGGGCCCCTCCCCCGGCACCTCTCCAGGCCCGGGCCCAGGGCCCCGCAGTGGGGGCCGTTCCCCGGCCATGGCCGGGCCCCCAGCCCGGGCCTGCCTCACATGGCAGGGTCCCCAGGGCCCGGGCAGGCCGCGCTTGCCATGGGCGCGGGCCCAGCCCGATCCCGGGCGCCCGGACTCCGGCTCCCGCCCCGAGAATGGAAGATCCGCCGAAGATCCTGGACCCGCCCCCGCCGCGCCGGCTGGCTGGGCCCGGGTGGACGCCGCGCCGCTCCGCTCCGCGCAGGGCCTGGGCTTGGGCCTGGACCGGGCGGTGGCGGTGACGGTGGCGGCGACGGTGGCGGCAGCGCTCCGGGGCGCCGGCGGGTTGGCTTGCAGCGGGCggaggcgggcgggcgggcgggcggcggcTGCTCCGCTTAGCCGCCGGGGCTGAGGCTCCGCGGCCTGCCGGGGGCGGGGCTGGGCCGGGCCTCCGCTTAACTCCTTCCAGCCCGGCCTCCCGGCCGCGGCCACGCCCCCTCAGGTGCGCACCCCCGCCTCCCCGCTTTCCGGCCGCGATGCCCTGGGCCGCTCGGGTCAAATAAGCTCCGGCCTGAGCTTGAATAACGGGAGAGAATTAAGGGCTGATGGTGCGCATGCAAAGCTTAGCTGCCCAGGGAGTCCCCTCTCCTGCCTGGGTACTGTCCGTTGAGGGTCGGGCTCAGAAACCTGCCGGATTCCTGGGCTCTAGGGACCAACGGGGCAGAAAGGTAGGCCCCTCAGGCCCAGCCGCAATCAGAGGTAGCCTAGCAACCTGTCCACCTTCCTGGCCTGCGCCCCGGCCCAGCCTGCCCACTTCCCAGGTCTCTTCGACTCCGACACCTTGAACCTCTGGCCTCCCTAACACCTTCTACCTTCACGGGAGGTTGTGATATCTCGGGGCTATAGGGAGCCTTTGGCCGGCCCGTACCCAGCTTAGCCCCGACTCCTCCTCACTTCATCCTGCCGCCTCCCAATAAAGAAGAGAGTCCAGGTCCTCCGCCCTGTGACCACCCAGCCGGGACCTCCCTCTTACTACTTTGTCCAAAAGACTCTAAGAGAGAAGCCTCCACCTGCAGGGAAGCCCGTCCTTCCGCAAGATCCCACCCCCCTCAAAGAACGCTGTCCCTCGGAGACCCCTCCCTTCCTCAGTGAGACACCTCCCTTTCGGGGGCACTTTTCCCCAGTGTGGCACTGCCACCGTCAGTGTGTCA
This window encodes:
- the TESK1 gene encoding dual specificity testis-specific protein kinase 1 isoform X2 — translated: MGGHWNSCSAPLNPYPGRSGSTWPWTLPEACGTCTPKVYFTATSHPREGARKEPLAVVGSPYWMAPEVLRGELYDEKADVFAFGIVLCELIARVPADPDYLPRTEDFGLDVPAFRTLVGDDCPLPFLLLAIHCCSLEPSTRAPFTEITQHLEWILEQLPEPAPLTRTALTHNQGSVARGGPSATLPRPDPRLSRSRSDLFLPPSPESPPNWGDNLTRVNPFSLREDLRGGKIKLLDTPSKPVLPLVPPSPFPSTQLPLVTTPETLVQPGTPARRCRSLPSSPELPRRMETALPGPGPPPVGPSAEEKMECEGSSPEPEPPGPAPQLPLAVATDNFISTCSSASQPWSPRSGPVLNNNPPAVVVNSPQGWAGEPWNRAQHSLPRAAALERTEPSPPPSAPREPDEGLPCPGCCLGPFSFGFLSMCPRPTPAVARYRNLNCEAGSLLCHRGHHAKPPTPSLQLPGARS
- the TESK1 gene encoding dual specificity testis-specific protein kinase 1 isoform X1, with translation MAGERPPLRGPGPGPGEVPGEGPPGPGGTGGAPGRGRPSSYRALRSAVSSLARVDDFHCAEKIGAGFFSEVYKVRHRQSGQVMVLKMNKLPSNRGNTLREVQLMNRLRHPNILRFMGVCVHQGQLHALTEYMNGGTLEQLLSSPEPLSWPVRLHLALDIARGLRYLHSKGVFHRDLTSKNCLVRREDRGFTAVVGDFGLAEKIPVYREGARKEPLAVVGSPYWMAPEVLRGELYDEKADVFAFGIVLCELIARVPADPDYLPRTEDFGLDVPAFRTLVGDDCPLPFLLLAIHCCSLEPSTRAPFTEITQHLEWILEQLPEPAPLTRTALTHNQGSVARGGPSATLPRPDPRLSRSRSDLFLPPSPESPPNWGDNLTRVNPFSLREDLRGGKIKLLDTPSKPVLPLVPPSPFPSTQLPLVTTPETLVQPGTPARRCRSLPSSPELPRRMETALPGPGPPPVGPSAEEKMECEGSSPEPEPPGPAPQLPLAVATDNFISTCSSASQPWSPRSGPVLNNNPPAVVVNSPQGWAGEPWNRAQHSLPRAAALERTEPSPPPSAPREPDEGLPCPGCCLGPFSFGFLSMCPRPTPAVARYRNLNCEAGSLLCHRGHHAKPPTPSLQLPGARS